DNA from Triticum aestivum cultivar Chinese Spring chromosome 7D, IWGSC CS RefSeq v2.1, whole genome shotgun sequence:
NNNNNNNNNNNNNNNNNNNNNNNNNNNNNNNNNNNNNNNNNNNNNNNNNNNNNNNNNNNNNNNNNNNNNNNNNNNNNNNNNNNNNNNNNNNNNNNNNNNNNNNNNNNNNNNNNNNNNNNNNNNNNNNNNNNNNNNNNNNNNNNNNNNNNNNNNNNNNNNNNNNNNNNNNNNNNtcctccgccgccgccgccatggcgggGCTCGCCGACGAGTTCTTCCTCGGCATCGACGAGGACGGCCCGGGGTCGCTCGGGGAGCCCTCCTACCTCTCCTTCTCCGACGCCTTCGAGGAGGAGGAGCACCACTTCACCCACTCCGACATCTCCCCCGACTTCGACATCGAATCTCAAACCCTAACCCCCGCCCCGGGCTCCCCCTTCTCCTTCGACTCCGACCACGACCTCGACCTCGACCTCAGCCTCGGCCTCGGCCGCCTCTCTCCGTCCTTCCTCCGGATGCGGAgcccctccccggcccgctccccGCCCTTCTGGGACTGCCTCGAGGAGGACCTCGCCGACGACCTCGCGGACGGCCTCGAGTGGGAGGAGATCGCCGACGCCGACGACGCCGGGGACGCCTCCGTCCCTGGGGGTGGCGGTGGGGGCGGGGCGGGAGGAGGGGGCGACGCCGATGCCGACGTGTTCGGCTTCCTCAGCGAGCGGGAGATCCTGGGCGTCATGGAGGGGATCGACAGCGGGGAGGACGAGTCCATGTTCTCCGACGAGCCGCCCTTTGATTTCGGCGACGAGGGCCCGGAGCTCGACGACATATTCCGGAGCGTCGGCTGGGAGGTGCTGCCGGTGCCGCTGGATGACGACGAGTTCGAGGTGCTGCCGGGGCATATGGCGGACGTGacggtggggggcgcgccacctgcAGCGCGGGCGGCAGTGGAGCGGCTCCAGGTGGTGGCGATCAGTGGGGAGGAGGCCGCGCAGGGATGCGCCGTGTGCAAGGACGGGATCGTGCAGGGGGAGCTCGCCACGCGGCTGCCGTGTGCACACTTCTACCATGGGGCGTGCATTGGGCCATGGCTCGCCATACGCAACTCATGCCCGGTGTGCCGTTACGAGCTGCCCACTGATGACCCCGACTATGAGcagcggcgggcgaggcggcgttCTGCTGGTGGTTCCACAGCACAGTTGGGCACACCTATGCAGATGTGAGCATGGGTTGCTTggtggcatctcttggttgcaatCCCATCCAAGTTATGTGAGAAACCTCACTCTCTTGACTCGCTCAGTTAGGATGCTTGGAGGTTGCTAGGGTCATACTTCTTTGGTTTTTAAGTGTCAGATTGATGTAGCGGTTCTGAACTTCTGATTGGGACTTGATTGGTAAGAACAATTGTTAGAGCTTCTGTATATATGTCGTGCTGCTTCAATAACACAGAAAACCAATTCACTCACTCGATGCTTGTTTTATTCGTATTGTTTGTGACAAATCAATTAGTATTTTCTTCTACTGGATTACTGCTTTTCTTATTGCATCAGTTACCGGCATCGTGATATCAGAAACACCATTATAGAAGACTCTTTTGTACTACAAATCTCAATCTGGTATGCTTTAATCAAACCTCAGTGTTGCTCTTCTGTATTTAGATGTAATTTCTTTGTGGTGATGCTACTGATGTGAGCTTCTCTGCTGCACTATAAGTGCTGTAGGTTTTAATTAGCACACAATACCAGTTTGCTGGAAGTTAAAATGAGAAACCTCACTCGGTGACCGATAAGTTAGGATACTTCGAGGTCACTAGTCGTACTATTTGGTTTGAAGTGTTGATGTAGCTGTTCCGATTGGGAGTTGAATGGTAAGAATAACCATTAGTGCTTCTGCATATATGTCATGTTGCTTCAGTAATACAGATAAGTTTCTTAGTCACCGAAATCTTGTTTACTTTGTATTGGTTGTGACAGAACTTTCTTCTACCGGCCTACTGCTTTGCTTACTGCATGATTTACTGCCATCATAGTTTCAGAAATATCTTTATAGATGTTATTAGTATGCTACTCTCTGTACCAAGACTGCCCTGTACTAGAAATTTCAATCTAGTTTCCTTTAATTAAACCTGTGAGTTACTTTTCTGTACTGGGAGTATATATCATTTCTGTAAGGTGAGCTTCTCTGCTGCACTGTAAGTACTGTGGTCCTTTAACTAGCACACAATACCAACTGGCGGTGTTTAGCAGTACCAAACAAGCCATCAAAGTTCCGTTACGTTTGGAGTGGTTGGTACTcactccgtaaagaaatataagagcgtttagatcacttccTATGGAGGGAGTAGATCATTGTGCTGAAAGTCAACATGGCCCTTCCAAAAATGGAAGAGTTGGTTACCGATTCTTATTTACTCGTTTATATTCGGTAATAGATAAGTCATCAAAGTTCTGTTACATCTGGGAAGCAAAGTACAGTTAGATCCACCTGCAGGGAACATGCTGGAGAAACCATCTTTTATCagaactagatgacccgttgcgcccatAGCGCAAAAAGCAAAAGCGAGCCAAGTATTCAAACCATATATATGTGACTGATTTAGAATCAACTTAATAGATACTTATATCTTAATACATGGTACCATGATACATTAAAAGGAAGTAATGAGATCACTTGATAATACCATACTTTGGTTGTATAAAGTAAGCTATAGTAGCAAAGATGCATGAGTGAGCATTCAGACTATGCACTGAGACATGTAGCATATGCCATTAAACAATAATAATGTGAGCCTCAACATTTAGGTAATTGTTGTAATATTAGGCATAAAGTGGCAACACGTGTTATATAAGCACAAAATTACCAAAGTTTGGAAGGTCCTAAGAAACCAAGACACTTTTTTGGCAAAAACTTGATAGTGCACTAAAACTGAAGTCAACCAAACATTGCAGTTAAAAATCAACTATCATTTTAACTAAAAATGTGTTAAGAAGTCCCGATTGATCACTCATGACAGGCCTGCAGGAAAGTTTGTGCCATATATACAAAGCATACCTTGGTATGGTAGTCCATTTGTCCTACTCAATTTAAGTGGTGATCGAATGCGTCAGTATCCTATTCGCTTTGGAGTTGTAACCAACAGCGATGATAAATTATGAAATTCTAAAAAGATGATGGTGAACAATGAACATGAATATTTATGAGCAAGGCCGGAGGAACATAAATTAACAAAAATATATTTGGTTCTAATGGAGGCACTCTCAAAAAGATAGCAAGCAAGTTTCACAGTGTAGCTACGAAGCTCGAATTAAAACATGAGAAACCAGGACTGAAAATTAATACTTATACCAGAACAGAAATAGTACAAAGCCAGCCTGCCAAAGAACCGCTGGATCCAAGGGAGAAAGAAATGAAAAGAAACCCTCATAACCAACATAATAATTTAATAACGTATTCCTATTTTTTATTGGGTACACCTCAAAAGTAATGCCACATGCAAGAAGGTTTTACAAAAAACTATAATATGAGCAAATCCACAGCATTGTAAAAACGTTTAGTACCCATATAACATTATCAATTTAAGTTCATAGGTAACAAATCCAGCAGTCAAGTAATACTAAGCCAAAACAGGAATTTCAATTGTAAACTCAGTAGCATCATGAAATTAGAAGTCTAGTATAGGAATAGAGGCCCATGGTAAGCAACTTCACACAAGGTAATCATCCAGTAGGTCAATATGTTTAAATGGTTTAATACACAATTTTGTATATCCTAATCAGATGGTTACCCCTTCCTCATAAGGAATGGAAACAATAACATAGAAAGGCAGAAACAGAGTGATTGCCATGATATCAGTTGTCTGACCCCTGTTCCTTCCCTTGTGTTGGTTCTTTCTCTCATTTAGCGCATGCCCTTGCAccatatcgaacaatctaaactgATACCAAATAAGCTTGTACACCATAATGACAAGAGATATGCATTCCCCTTCCAGTTGCCTGCACATTTGGAAACAACAAAACAAATCATTCGATTAGAAATTCCCAGCTGCTAGTCTACATTATGAAATAGGCATACACATAGTTAACTGATGATGCTTCTCTAAGAAATGGATTCCCCTGCAAGTTGCTTGCGCATTTGGAACAACACAACAAATCATCTAATGAACATTCTCAGCTGCTGGTCTGCACTATGAAATAGGTAAATATCGACTTGGGCTATACTCAGTTCAGTTTCTGTCACAATAGGCCATGTGCTTTCATTGATTGCATGAAAGGTATTTAGATGGCCTCAAAAGCTTTGCGCAATCTAACATGCCGACCTTGTGAACTCGCTCACTGAAAGGTTAACAGTACCAATGCAGGTGTTAAACTGCAGAAAGAATGCACCAATCTCCAAAATTGTGGAAGAACTCTCATTATGAGGCAGAAATGGCCAAACTGTTTTTGTAACACCTCAATATTCCAGAGCAGAGTTATAAGAGGGGTCATGAGTCGCTTTGGAAGCACGGGAATGGCTAAATAATCTGCAAAATCCGTAACAGACGCAAATTAATATAATTCTCGGAAGAAATATTGCTCTTGTGCATGTGATAAATTTAAATGTAAAACATTTACAGTAAAGTCAACAAAAACGAACAGGAATTtaatttatttttttataaaaactataCATTGCACTCTTTGTAGCTAAGTTCTCCCGAGTGACCATTCATCATACGACAATAAGGTAAATGTCAGTTTTACAAAAATCACCAAGATCGCCAAACACAAGACACAAGTTGCTTTAGAAGGATGGGGAAGACCGAACAAATGTAGCAACTGTaatgaagaaaaaaaaacaaaagcctTGGAAGTTGCGTTCCATATGTACGGAGATGGCGCTGCCCAGAAGTTTGGTCACAATTTTACATTAAAGAAGCGCAATATCAATGACTCCAGGCATAAGACACACATCCATGTAACCAAGAGAAATGTGTTGAATATTAGCAAAATGTCATTATATTCATAGTTGCTTTACTTACCTTCAGTATATTAGTGTACAGACATTTTCAACAAAGCAGATAATAATAAAGAAGCACTCAAAAAATAATATAGCAATCAAGGCGAGGGGTGCTCACCTTAGGACGCCTTACCGCCATAAGAACATTGGCCCATGGTTAGTACAACTACAATTGCTTTGTTCCAATGAATTTAAGTAGTACCTGTATCATGGATGACTATTTGTATCCCTTAAACCTCAGATCATGCAATGCAAAATAATAAGTACTGAAAAGGAAGTAGTAGTCGAAACAACCAAAATATTGTCCTCTCTCCTGATCTTGGCTGCACTTCGGATAGATCAGACCATGGAAGTAGAATTAAGAATCAATAAGGCCAGGCAATGGTATTCGTCGACGCCACATATATGATCTGTTTCACCCCAAAGAAGAAACAACATATGATTTGGCTTTCAGCTTCTAAAACTATAGAACAGTGAATAAATCGAGGCCCTGGCAATCAATAATTTTATCTCCATTGGTCCTTTCATCGGTTCATGGAAATAACTCTATAGAGTAAAGCACATCAAAGGACACACAGTTCAGATGCAAAAAGCAAATCCCTAGTTCAGTTCTATTGAAAGATAAAGATGATGACAAAGATTCTAAGCTAGATGGCACATCTACACAAAGAACCAGCATGACAAATGCAAGGAAACCAGAGATAAATTTTTGGCTAAGATTGAAGAAAAAAACAGGATGAGCTCACCTTTGATCTGCAATAGCACATTTAGGAATAACCAATTTCTTCCTCAATCATGCAAGTACCCAGGACAAAAGAATCTTATAGTTCGTGGGTGAGCAACCCTTCTGAAGCTCCTACAAAGAGAAAATTTTGAACTTTAACCCAAAGCACATAGTCACAATGATTAAACCCAAAGCACATAGTCACTACGGGGAAAGGAACATGGAAGGAAAAAATGTCTTAGCTCACACATTTTATCGATCAGGAGACGAGCAGAAAAGATCTTACCTCCGGGAGCAAATAACCACCTGATGTAGTCACATACCCGAGCAGCCTCGCTTCCAACGAAACAAACAATCCTGTACCaacaaaggaggaagaaggaggaaaaCCGAACAGCAAGAGGTGAGGCAACTGAAAATCGATGCGGCCATGTACGACGGCTGGAATGGATGGGGCAGCATGCCGCTTGCTGCTGCGGCTGTCCTCCTCTCCACCCTTAGACGACAACTATGATACATCTCCTGGGAACCCAGATAAGCGTTAGAGTAAGCGTCTAGGCAAGCACCCCTACAATGGAGAAAGCGAGAGATAGAGAGAGTCCCATTACTACCCACCCAGAACGGTTCAGCGAACGTGCAGCGCTGACAAGCCTAGCTACTACTGTACGCGTTGTAAGTCCTAAAGGAACCCAGCAGCAGCTACCCTTTGGACTGACGGGTGGGACCATAATATGCAAGGGCCTCTCACAGCAAAGGAATATATGGAGGGTAAGAAGAAAGGAGGCGTGCAACCCTCACCTGGCCAAACACGGAAACACCGGCCCCAAACACCTCCTCTCCAATCCTCACACCGCTCTTATCTCATTGCCGGCCTATGCTAAAAAAAAGAGCGTTCTCCTGCGCCCGACCTCTACTGACCCAAGTCACTGTAACGCGGGACCAAACAACAACTGCGACCACAGACGCAGCTGGGTAGAAAACGGTCAGGTAGAAACAAGTAGAGTAGCATGATTCCACTTGCTTTGACCGCTCTGGCCGCACGGAGCCCAAGCACACGTCGCTCTCGCGAGAGCCCGGGATAGCAAAGCAGGCGACCGCACCAGCTTCCACACCGAAGACACTGCGACGCGGGCCCAGAAAAAATCGGGACCACAATCCAGGCAGGGCACAGTCCGGGCGAGTAAATCATTTGATTTCCACCCCTCACACCTGACGCGCGCGGGAACGAGCCAATCACGGCGCGCATGCAGGGCCAGCCAATCGACAAACACAGGACTTCTCTCACCTAGCCAATCCACTCGGTCAACCATGAGGCAGAGAAGGCAGAGGCAAACGCCGACGACGCGCGCACACAACCCACCCACTGGCCCTTGGCCCCACGGAAGAACGGGCCCAGCTGTCACAGACCATTACCCTGAGAGCGGGCGTGAAATAGCATCGAACGGCTGACCAACCGACAGAGAGGCAAAAACAGAAACAGTAATTCCATCGGGCGGTCAAAAATCGTTCTCGCACGCAAAGGCTCTAGTATGGCGGGTAGTCTAGCGTTGTTTATATGTCTCATATGGGATGAAGCGTACCTTAGTTGCTTATTGGATATATGAAAACGACGACACGGCATGGCAGTTGCTTGGAAAAAAATATCTTGGCACTCGCTAGTTATTCATTGAGACCAGCAAGTGCTTCTATGTTCATTTATTTGCCATGCTATTTTCTTCAGGCTAGTGTGCGGTGTTCGTAGTGTGCGTCTTAAGTGGAAGACTGAAAGGAAAGGTTACCTGACCAATCACAGTGAAACATCACATTTTTCAATTCTTTTTGCAAGATTTTTGATGTAGACGGCACtccatgatttccatgatttaacTGGTTGTGCAATTTTTGTTGCCATAACTGGTTATCGAATTGTTTCTAAGTATTACTGCACTTGCTCTTGTTCTCTTGCCTGGAACAGCTTATGGCCAATTTTTGGTTCCTGGTTCAGAAATGCCAGTTTTTGGTGCCCTGTTCAGGGTGGCATGAATGCAAACTTGTCGTCCTTCCACTGTGTCGATGCATTTCAAGGTTTGTGTCCTTTATACTGTGTTATGGTTCCTGGTTCAGGCAGGCTAAAGAATGCATCGGTGACCAGCTAAGGCCTAAACTCTTATGCGCACATGATGCCGGTCTGATCGCTGGTGTTTCGCACGTGGAGATAGAAGTGGCGCACGCTGATCGCTATTCGCTAGTGCTGATGCCCCTAACAACCGAAGGTTGGCACTTGACCTGCCGCCGCCATCTTGTCCTGAACAGAGGAGGTGTCTGACGCGCAACACCTTCTGAATCTCTCATGGACACTGGTTACTCTTCCTGTTGACCGGATGGAGCAACTAGATGGTCTATGGCGAGTTGGCTGCCGGTGTCCGGCGGCTGGCCGGTGTCCGACGTCGCTGTCGCCGGCAGCGGGGCAACACCAAGGCCACCAGCGATTAGTCGACAGGGGACTGTAGGAACGATGTTGCAGCCAACGAAGTTAACTGATACGGAGTAGTGTTTCACTGAAGCAGGAGTGAACAATCCCAAGAGCCCGATCGATGAAAACATAATAATCCAGCTACATGAATATCCACACGTCCCGTGATTAATCTTCTCCCGACATGCTATGGTACCATCGTCCTAGGTGCATATACTACGATCGCGAGCACGTGCGTACGTACGCACGGATCCTACGGCGTTCTTGCGGCAGCagcttcgtcgccggcgtcttcTCCCGCTCGATCGGTGGTCTCTTCCTCGGCGGCGAGCCTCTCCCGCAGGCGGCGGAGCTCCTCCCGGAGCCGCGCGTTCTCCCGGACGACCTGCGCGTGCCTGGCCTCGGCGCGGTTCAGCTCCACGACGAGCCGCTGGTTGGCCGCGCGCAGCTCCGCGGCGCACGCCGACAGCTCGTCCAgctgcctccgccgccgcatcCGCGACCGCCGCGCCGACTCGCGGTTCGACGCCAGCCGCCTCGCCTTCCTCGTCTCGCTCACGGCGTCGGCGACGTGGCTCAGGCCGCTGCCGCACGACGGCGGGCCGTGGCCATTGTCGCCAGCCCCGGCGCTGCCGCCGACCAACCACCCGTCGACGAGGTCCACGTCCACGTCGTGCGGGTGCGGCGGCAGGTAGGACGTCGGGAGGCCGACGAAACCGGCCGACTGGTACGCCAGCGCGGCGAGCTCTTGCTGCATGGCCGGCGCCGCCGCGAACTCGCAGATCGCAATGCTGGTTGCTATGCCAAGTAGCGTATGCAGAGGGCCACTCTCTCCCTCTCCGGCGGCGTCGAATGGATGGAGGGAAGGAGGAAAAGGCTGCTCGCCGCCGCTTTAAACCGCGCGCGAAAAGGGAGAGCCCACCACTGGCCACTGGCATGCACCGCCGATGCGGTCAGCAAACTTTGCCCCTTTCGGAGCCCCATTGCCATTGCGTCCGCGCTTTGATATTACCTATCGTCCTATCCTGCTGTTTTTTCTGGGATCCGTCGCTGTCCGCGGTTCGGTTGTGGTAATTTGCTAGCGGCATAGATAGGCTTAGTTTCTCCTTGTTTCGGAAGTGTTGTTCGCGTGCGGTGTCGATCGAGAGAAGTCGCGGCACTTCCGAGAATTTTGGTTGCATTGAATCGTAGATCACCAATTCACCATCGAGGGACATCGTTTTCTGGGCGGTTGCAGAGGTTAAATCGTGGAGTCTGAACATCTTGCCCTGTTAATTTCCGTTACTGAGTTGGCTGGCTATAGAGTATAGACTAGGAATTTTTCTCCTATAAATATATTCTGTGTGCAAAAACGGAGGGTCTTCAGCCAAACTTTTCTGTTGTCGTGGCAACTGGCAAAGGGATGGATTTGCCTTTTAGGCCTTTGTCTTTGTGCAAGATATTGGAACAATATAAGAGCACTGTATAGTGACGCCACACAGTATTAGTATAAACAAGGCCAGATGCCAGGACCCCAGCCGCTGTTTGTCCATCACTTAGACTTGGGGCATGATGCCGCGTCAGAGGTTTATGGTACTGTTTGGTCAGTCCCTCCTCGTGCAGAGACCTTGTTAGTGCTCTTGATCTGATGCCTTCCGGTTAGGTCCATAGAGAGCTAGCTTTCTCTACAACCTCAAGAAAATATGGTGCCGGTCTATGTGGATATCTTGATCTTAATACACATCTTAGCTTCGAGTATATCTATAACTGATGTCTGATGGTCCCTCCGATCCAAAGCAATGTCATGGTTTAAAccgtgacacttattttggatcggaggaagTATCATATGACATGCACTcctccctagccgcccctcctccctcccaaccgtagccgcccctcctccctcctcctcttcgtttcctcgccgccgcctgaggcagccgccggGCAAGCTCGGGGCGTCAAGGATGGTAgcggcggggcctcggttgccctgcctctgcgtgggaaacaccggatctggagcggcggctccattggcaaggcacggccggcttgcagccgtgcgggcggtggatctggcgtcccggctgcgcgggcggcgggatccggtggtcgttggcggccgGCGGCGTTCTGCGGTGGCCGGTGTGCGCGATCTGGCGCCTTCCCTCCTCCCCTGTTCGGCGTGCGGGCCAACCTCGTCGGGCCGCGCTTCCTTGGGTCGCCGGTTCTGTACAGGAGACGCTGCTGGTGGCGGGGATCTAGTTCGGGAGAAATCCCTGGTCGGCCATGGCCGGCCGCGTcgacg
Protein-coding regions in this window:
- the LOC123169511 gene encoding E3 ubiquitin-protein ligase RING1, whose translation is MAGLADEFFLGIDEDGPGSLGEPSYLSFSDAFEEEEHHFTHSDISPDFDIESQTLTPAPGSPFSFDSDHDLDLDLSLGLGRLSPSFLRMRSPSPARSPPFWDCLEEDLADDLADGLEWEEIADADDAGDASVPGGGGGGGAGGGGDADADVFGFLSEREILGVMEGIDSGEDESMFSDEPPFDFGDEGPELDDIFRSVGWEVLPVPLDDDEFEVLPGHMADVTVGGAPPAARAAVERLQVVAISGEEAAQGCAVCKDGIVQGELATRLPCAHFYHGACIGPWLAIRNSCPVCRYELPTDDPDYEQRRARRRSAGGSTAQLGTPMQM
- the LOC123169915 gene encoding ocs element-binding factor 1-like, with amino-acid sequence MQQELAALAYQSAGFVGLPTSYLPPHPHDVDVDLVDGWLVGGSAGAGDNGHGPPSCGSGLSHVADAVSETRKARRLASNRESARRSRMRRRRQLDELSACAAELRAANQRLVVELNRAEARHAQVVRENARLREELRRLRERLAAEEETTDRAGEDAGDEAAAARTP